One Kwoniella dejecticola CBS 10117 chromosome 10, complete sequence DNA window includes the following coding sequences:
- a CDS encoding proliferating cell nuclear antigen (pcna), with protein MLEARVKQAAVLKKLLDAIKELVTDGNLDCTDEGIALQAMDNSHVALVSLKLVAEQFESYRCDRNMPLGVNLTSLTKILKCAKDQDVVTLKAPDDADSLGLVFESPKEDRVGEYEMKLMDIDQEHLGIPDTQYDATITMSSAEFQRICRDLAALGESVKIEASKEGVRFSSEGEVGNGSVLLKQSAGTDRGATSSKKAAVKRDPDEEDEEEEEDEKPEIDEEEGEDEVDDEDRSKKRKTNGKAKTAKKAKNTDTSSDEIGVSIILEKQVSLTFSLKYLTNFAKSAPLAREVSLHMSNDVPLLVQFDFEQGTLQFFLAPKISDE; from the exons ATGTTGGAAGCCCGAGTCAAGCAAGCTGCCGTTCTCAAAAAGCTCTTGGATG CTATCAAGGAATTGGTCACCGATGGTAACCTCGATTGCACCGACGAGGGTATC GCTCTCCAAGCGATGGATAACTCTCACGTAGCTTTGGTATCCCTCAAGCTGGTTGCTGAGCAATTCGAATCGTATCGATGCGATAGAAACATGCCTCTGGGTGTCAAC CTCACTTCCCTTACCAAAATCCTCAAGTGCGCTAAAGACCAAGATGTAGTCACCCTTAAAGCTCCTGATGATGCCGACTCTCTCGGTCTGGTGTTCGAGTCTCCAA AGGAAGACAGAGTCGGTGAATAcgagatgaagttgatggatATCGACCAAGAACACCTCGGTATACCCGATACCCAATACGACGCTACCATCACCATGTCTTCCGCAGAGTTCCAAAGGATCTGCAGAGATCTGGCAGCTTTGGGAGAATCAGTCAAGATTGAAGCTTCGAAAGAGGGCGTGAGATTCAGCTCGGAAGGTGAAGTTGGAAATGGTAGTGTCTTGCTCAAGCAATCTGCCGGTACCGATAGAGGAGCGACTTCATCCAAGAAGGCTGCTGTCAAGAGGGATCccgatgaggaggatgaggaagaagaagaggatgaaaagcccgagattgacgaagaggaaggtg aggacgaggtggatgatgaagaccgatcgaaaaagaggaagacaaaTGGCAAAGCCAAG ACCGCaaagaaagccaagaacacCGATACTTCCTCGGACGAGATTGGCGTGTCTATCATCCTTGAAAAACAAGTATCACTCACGTTCTCCCTCAAATACCTGACCAACTTCGCCAAGTCCGCGCCATTAGCTCGAGAAGTCAGCTTGCACATGTCTAACGACGTGCCATTGCTCGTCCAATTCGACTTTGAGCAAGGGACTTTACAATTTTTCTTGGCTCCTAAG ATTTCTGACGAGTAA